The following is a genomic window from Candidatus Binatia bacterium.
GTGGAATTGGCGGGCCGCCACCACACCGGCGCCATAAGACATTTCGCCGTGCGTGAGCGTGGGGCCGTCTTCGACGACGAGCACGTGCTTGCCGTTGATGGCGGCGGCGTCATCCACGGTGACCCGGCAGGCACATTCGACGATCGTCGCGGCCGGGTTGTTTTGCCGGATATTGTTGCGGACGGTTTCCAGTCCCTCGGCGGGCGCGGTGTTGACCTTGTTGATGACGATCACCTGCCCGCGGCGCAGGTTGACCTCGCCCGGGAAGTAGGACATCTCGTGCCCGGCGCGGTGCGGATCGGTGACGACGATTTCCAGGTCCGACTTGTAGAACGGAGTGTCGTTGTTGCCGCCGTCCCAGAGAACCAGGTCGGCTTCCTGCTCGGCGCGGCGAAGGATGGCTTCGTAGTCCACGCCGGCGTAGACGACGGTACCGTTCATGATGTGCGGCTCGTACTCCTCGCACTCCTCGATGGTGCAGTGGTGCTTCTCGAGGTCGGCGAGAGTGGCGAAGCGCTGGACGGCCTGGTCGGCCAGGTTGCCGTAGGGCATCGGATGGCGAACCACGACCGGATGCCAGCCCAGCTTGCGCAGTTCGGCGAGCACGTGGCGCGAGACCGGACTCTTGCCGCATCCGGTGCGCACGGCGCAAACGGAGATGACCGGCACCTTGGATTCGACCATGGTGTGACGCGCGCCGGGGAACCAGAAGTCGGCGCCGCAGGCCAGGACACGCGAGGCAAGGTGCATCAGGTTGACGTGCGATATATCGGAATACGAGAAGACGACGATGTCCACCTCGCGCGAGCGGAGAAGAAACTCGAGGCCGCGCTCGTCGATGATGGGAATGCCGTCGGGATAGA
Proteins encoded in this region:
- a CDS encoding cyclic 2,3-diphosphoglycerate synthase; the protein is MKRVVILGAAGRDFHDFNCLFRDNRDYQVVAFTATQIPDIAGRRYPPELAGSLYPDGIPIIDERGLEFLLRSREVDIVVFSYSDISHVNLMHLASRVLACGADFWFPGARHTMVESKVPVISVCAVRTGCGKSPVSRHVLAELRKLGWHPVVVRHPMPYGNLADQAVQRFATLADLEKHHCTIEECEEYEPHIMNGTVVYAGVDYEAILRRAEQEADLVLWDGGNNDTPFYKSDLEIVVTDPHRAGHEMSYFPGEVNLRRGQVIVINKVNTAPAEGLETVRNNIRQNNPAATIVECACRVTVDDAAAINGKHVLVVEDGPTLTHGEMSYGAGVVAARQFHAASMVDPRPHAVGSIRRTFEKYTHLHDLLPAMGYSETQRRELEETIDRTPCDLVVIATPVDLRRI